TGAAGCCCACCAACTCGAACAAGCCCTCGACCGAACCAAAGGGTCCACACTGATTCTCGAGTCGGTTCACACCCTGCAATCCTGCCTGCAAGATCTACTTGTATCCTCGATTGACCAGCAAGAAGCACCGCGCTTGGTAGTGACATCGGATGACACAGGCCTCCTTACCAAAGTTGAACAAGGAGCGTTCAACCGTGAGCTCTGTTTTCGGTTGCAGGTGCTTGAAGTCAAACTTCCACCACTCAAAGAGCGAAACGAAGACATACCGGCACTCACCGATTGCTTTCTTGGAGAACTCAACAAAAGCTCCCATGCCCGAATCGACGAGCATAGCCTCAGTGCACTCTGTCGTTACGACTGGCCCGGAAACGTGCGCGAACTCAGGAATACCATCCAACATGCCATCATCACCAGTGCAGGGCAAGCAAGCATCACCCTTGATCATCTCCCCCCCCACCTCGCAACGCCACAAACGCATCGGCTCAGCAACGACGAAGATCTAGAATACGCCCTGAAACTGTGGCTCGACAAGCAGCTGGAAACCGGGGCCCACTACAAGCAAGTTAGCGCACGTCTCGAGCGTCTTCTGCTTCGGATCCTGCTGGATCGCTACGACGGCAAACCGTCCCGGCTCGCAGCAGCACTGTCCATCAACAGGTCCACATTGAGAAAGAAACTCAAGCAAGCGTCTGAAGAATGAACAAATTTTGTCCATAATTCAGTTTCTCCCGATGTCTGATTGATCGGCAAAAGCAGTCAGGATAGTTGATGTAAACCCTACAGCAAACACATCAATCGATCCTATGCATCAACACGATTCAACCCGATACCGAAAACTGGCAGCTCCACTCATCCCCTTGCTCTTGAGCCAATGCTTGACCACGGCATCCCATGCCGAAACCGAAGCAGCCAACACACCGTCACTCAAACCTGATTCAGAACTCCCGGAAAGCGTTATCACCGCGCTCCGCTACCAAGAAGACCTCACTAACACCCCCTACAGTGTAGAGTCTCTCGATGCCGAAGCCATAACGGCTCCGCAATACCGGACCCTTCCAGACGCCCTGGGCTCCCTTCCAGGCGTAATGAATCAAAAAACCGCCTATGGCCACGGCTCCCCCTATATTCGAGGGTTCACCTCTTTCCGCAACCTGATGCTCATCGACGGCATCCGTTTCAATAACTCTGTGTTCCGCGACGGCCCCAACCAATACTGGAACACGATTGATTCCTACGGGCTCGAAGGCGTCGAACTTGTCCGTGGCCCTGGATCCACACTCTACGGATCCGACGCCATCGGCGGCACAGTCAACGCCCTGACCCGAGGAACCCGCTACCTCGAATTCGACCAAGGTGAATCCTTCTGGGGAGCCACCCTCGATTACCGCTACGACACCGCAGGAGACTCTCATGTGCTCAGGCTCGAAGGCCTCGTCGGCCAAGGCGAACAATGGGGACTGCGAGTCGGCTATACCCTCAAGGATTTCAATGACGTCCGCTCCGCTGGTGTCGGAACCATGGAAAAGACCGGCTATGACGAATGGGCAGCCGACCTCCGCTTCGACTACGCTTTCAACGACTGCACCAGCATGACCATCGTCCACCAACAAGTGGATCAAGACGACGTCTGGCGCTCACACAAAACCATCTACGGATTCGAATGGGAAGGGACCGATTTCGGCAGTGAACTCGAACGATCCTTCGACCAGGATCGCAGCCTGAGCTATATCCGCTTCGAAGGAAAAGACACCGGCCACTGGGTGGATGCATGGCAACTTACCGCATCACTGCAAACGCTCGATGAAGAGCGCTACCGCAACCGAAGCAACAAAGGCAAAGGGATGGACCGCCAAGGCTTCGATGTTGACACCTACGGCCTGGCACTGCAAATGGAATCCGACACCCGTGTCGGCCGCCTGATTTACGGTTTCGATTACTATCAAGATCAAGTTGACTCCTTCAACAAGAAATACGACGACGACGGCAACTTCACCGGATCCGCGGTGCAGGGACCTGTTGGGGACGACGCCAATTACGACACCTTCGGCGCTTACGTTCAGGACGTCTGGGAAATCAACGAACAATGGACACTGAACTTAGGCGCCCGCTACTCCTACGTCGCAGCCGACATTGGCAAAGTCGATACAGAGGACGGCGTCATCTCCATCGATGAAAACTGGGATACCCTGGTCTTCAGCGGCCGGGCCCTCTATCAGGCAAACGATTGCTGGACCCTCTTTGGCGGCATCTCCCAAGGATACCGTGCCCCCAACCTCTCGGATCTGTCACGTCTCGATTCGGCTCGCTCCAATGAAATCGAAACCCCGGCCCCGGGACTCGACCCCGAATACTTCACCACCTTCGAAATCGGTGGTCGTTACGGAACCGAGACCGCCGGCATCAATGCCTCGGTGTTTTACACGGACATCCGCGACATGATCGTGCGCACCCCGACAGGGCAAGTCATCGACGGAGACAACGAGGTCACCAAGCAAAATGCCGGTGACGGTTATGTCTGGGGATTTGAACTCAGCGCCGACTGGACCTTTGCTCCACAGTGGACGCTCTTTGGGCAGGCTGCCTGGATCGATGGTGAGGTCGATACCTATCCGACCTCCGACCCGGTCAAAGTCTCCGAACCTCTCGACCGGACCATGCCACTGACCGGCAACGTCGGAGTCCGCTGGATGCACCCCGACGGTCGCATCTGGGTGGAAGGCGTTGTCAATGCCGCAGCCAAGGCGGACGAACTCTCGACCCGTGACGAAAGCGACACCAACCGCATACCCCCGGGAGGCACTCCATCCTACGTGGTTCCATCTCTCCGAGGTGGCTGGCAGGCCACCGACAACCTGCTGCTGACCCTCGCCCTTGAAAACCTGACCGATGAGGAGTACCGCATCCACGGATCCGGAGTCAACGAGCCCGGATTTCACGCCGTAGCCGGAGTGACTCTCACCTGGTAAAGGAAGATCAAGCACATCAATAAAAATCCCCCCTCCCGCATTTTTCCCTTGCTGGATCGGGGGGATTCAAGGCTATTTGCACGCGACATGTTTGCACCCAAGTGGAAAAAGGAAGCAAAGCTGCTCGATAAGGCGGCGAAAAAGTTTCTCAACTACAAACGCGACCTGCTGGAAGAGAAGCAGATTGCCGAGATTGAGTCCCGCCGCATCGACCTCCGCAGCTCGGTCAAGTCAGGAGACAAAGAGCGCACGGCAGAAGCCTCGAAACAGCTCCAATCCACGTGTGAATCCGCGCTCCCCCGCTACCAAGCCCAAGGCTGGGTGGAAGAAAACATCGAAGTCTTTTTTGTCGCTATCGTGGTGGCTCTGGGGCTCCGGGCCTATGTGGTTCAACCTTTCCGCATCCCGACAGGGTCCATGCAGCCCACGCTGAATGGGATCATTGCCACCAAGGTTGACTCCAGCGACGATTTTCCTGCCTTGCCAATTCGCACCCTGCAGTGGGCAACCCATGGACGCTCCTATGTGGATTTGGTCTTGGAAGAAGATAAAACCCTCCGCAAGGAGGACCCGATTGAAGAAATCCACACGATGCATTTCTTCACCCGGACGAAGATTCATTTCTCGGATAATACCTCGGTCACCTTTCCCGGACCCAAAACAGCGCTGTTGAGCGCCAATGGCATGGGCTTCGGCGAAATCTGCGGCTACCCCCCCCATCCCAACGACTCGGAAGCCCTTACCCGATTCCAACAGGATTTCAACACCACCCCAAAATCGGAAATGGCCTACGAAACCGTGGGTAAAAATAAAAACCCCATTATCCGACCAAAACTCAAGGCCGGAACCGTCATTGCCCGAGGGTTTATTGATAGCGGAGACCTGATTCTGGTGGACAAGATGTCCTACCACTTCCGCAAACCAAAACGCAGCGAAGTCTTTGTCTTCGACACCCGGGAGATCAAAAAGATCCGGGCCCAAGCCAACCCGGGCTCACACTATATCAAACGCCTTGCCGCCGTCCCTGGCGAAGAGTTGGAAATCAAGGGCAACGACCTCTATATCGATGGCCAACGTGCCCAGGACCCCGGTTTCCTCAAGGTGATGAGCGAACGGGAAGGATACCACTACGGATACAAACCCATTGGTCGTCTCGCACACGGACGCACCTTCAAAGCCAAGTGGTCTAAACACCCCGGTATGAATGAATACATCGCCCTGGGAGACAACAGCTTTAATTCCTCCGACTCCCGGGATTGGGGAACCGTTAAAGAGTTCAACGTCATCGGCCCGGCCTCCTTCTCTCTCTGGCCCTTTGGCAGCGGCCACTGGGGAATCATCAAATAGGCATAGAGTAGAGCACGAATGCTCACGCCGGGCCATTCAACGGTCATTCTTCTCCCCCTTCTTCGTCCTCCCATGTCCTCGGCACAAGACATCACCCGTAAGGCCAAATCGAATCTGGCGATTGCCTTGACCTGCTTACCCGAGCAGCGCAAACAGGACATGGTGGTCTTTTATGCCTTCTGCCGGGTCATTGACGACCTTGCCGATGACCTCGAACTCCCCATCGAGCAACGACGAAAGAGCCTTCAACAATGGCGTGAGGGCATCGCCGAAGGCTTTCAAAACCCCGACGAATTACAACAACAGATCATCCGTCTGATCGAAGACTACGACATTTCCCGTCAACCCTTTCTCGACCTGATCGACGGCTGCAGCTCCGACCTCGAGCCTCAATCCTTTCAAACCTGGGGTGATCTGGAACGCTACACCTACCAGGTGGCCTCCTGTGTCGGACTGGTATCCATCCGCATCTTCGGCTGCAAACACCCGGATTCGGAAACCTATGCCGTCGCGCTCGGACACGCCCTGCAAATCACCAACATCTTGCGTGACGTCCATGAAGACCTCGACAATGGAGGCCGTATCTACCTCCCGACCGAAGACTTGGAGCGAGCCGGCCTCAGCGAACAACACTTACGAGATCACGTCCACGACGAACGATTCATCTCTATGATGAACGGATTGGCAGATCGGGCTGAGGCCTATTACCAGAAAGCCCAAGACCATCTACGCACACAAGATGCCAAAGCGCTCAAAGCAGCGGAAGCAATGCGGAAAATATACCACACCTTGTTGCTCAAGATGCGTCGAGACCAATTCAAAGTCTTTGATCAACGCTATTCGGTATCGAAATTTCGCAAGGCCCTGATCTTACTCCGAACCATGTTGCCGTAACATGCCTTACTCGATCTGCGTGTGCGCTTGCCGAATGGCTTGGTTTTTGTATACTTCGGACAATCAAGCGATTCTTGTAGGCAGCTCAAGATGAACAAGGGAACCCAAGAGAGGCCCCGATGGCTCTATCGACAGCTCCAACCAAGGCTCAATACCAAGGCACTCTCAATCCTATTATGAAAACAACCCTGCTTCTCATCCCCGTCATTGTCTCCTGCCTCTTCACCTCCTGTGGTTCCACAACAGGCACCGGCACCGTGCCAGCGCCCGATGTCCCCGATCTGAAAGATGTTCCGGTCGGTCGCCCTGACCCACTGGGCCGAAAAAATATGGTGATCAGCCCGTTTCGACCGTATAACCTGATCGACGTCAAAGGATACCAATCCGGGGATGTCGTCGGAGATCCGTCCACCGCCAGGCGAGACCCTAAAACGGGCAAAATCATCGAAAGCACCTCCAAGTATTTCCTGATCCCCTGATCGGCAAACTGCCTGGACGTCCGAACGTATTTGCCTGTATCCAGCCATTTCTGAGCAGACATGACTCCCGGATTGTCCAGACAGAGAGCCATGGTTCACTCCTCCCCCGCTCGTTCATTTCGCAGGGGAGGATTTTTTTCGCAACTTTTCCTCTCAAATCCGTTAATACTCTGACGCGTTCATGATCAACCCATCCTGCATGAGGTCCCCCCACTTGTATCTGACCCTGCTTGGCTTGGTCGGGATCATTGCGTCCTGCCAACCCGGGGGAACGCCGAGTAGCACGAGCCATATCGATATACCCACCGCCTGGAAGGCTACGGGAAAATCATCATCCCGCTCCATTAGCTCCGGATGGGTGAAGGACTTCAATGATCCGCAACTTTCGCGTCTGGTGGGAGAAGCGATGCAACGCAACCCCGACCTGCTCGCCACGGCCGAACGCTTGGAGGCAGCACGCGCCAATGTCACTCAGTCGCGGGCTCGCCGCATGCCAAGCGTCAACCTCAGCGCGTCGGGAAGCCGGACCCGACTCGAAGACGGAGGCCCCGGAAGCAATGGTGCCAGCTACACCAGCAGCCAGGGAGTCAACATCGGAGCCAGCTGGGAAATTGATCTCTGGGGGAGATTACGTCATTTACATACGGCGGCTCAGGCAGACTACGACAGTACCGTCGCAGATTTCCGAGGCACCCGGCTCTCGCTCGCAGCCAGCACATCCAGCGCATGGTACAATCTGATCACCAGCGAGAACCAACGCAAACTTTCCGAAGAAACCTTGGGACGCTACCGCAAGGTGGAAAAAATCATCGAACGCAACTACAAAGCCGGAACCGCCCGATCCCTGGACCTCCAGCTATCGAGAAACAACGTCTACAACGAAGAACGCACACTGCGGGCACGCAACCGTGACCGTGACGATGCCCGCCGAAATCTGGAAATTATCCTCGGTCGATACCCCAAGGGAGAAATCAAAGCCCGAACAGCCCTTCCCGTTGTCCGCAAGGATGTCCCCGCCGGCCTCCCGGCGGACCTGATCACCCGCCGGCCAGACCTCGTCCGTGCCCAGCAACGACTCTACGCATCGTTCCACCGAGCCAAAGCCGCACAAAAAAACCTACTTCCCGCAATCCGCCTGACCGGTAGCAGCGGTAGCCGATCTCCGGACATCAGTGACCTGATCGACATCGATCAGCTGGTCTCATCCATTACTGCATCCTTAAGCCAGTCGATCTTCGAAGGGGGAGCCCTGAAGGCCGAAGCGGAGGCTGCCGTAGCGCAAAACCGCGCAGCCATCTACGATTTTGCCAATGTCGCCCTGCGAGCCTTCCGTGAAGTGGAATCGGCTCTTGCCGCAGAGGAATCGCTCGCCCAACAAGAACATTTCCAACGAAAAAGTCTCGAACAGGCGTCCCTCGCTGAGAAACAAGCTGGCCGGGACTATGCCGAAGGCGTTGAAGGAACCGACATCATCTCGCTGCTCGAAGCCCAGCGGAGGGCATCAAATGCTCGTAACTCATTGATCCTTCTGCAAAACCAACGGATCCAAAACCGTATCAATCTTCATCTGGCGCTGGGTGGCGATTTTCGTTCAACCGCTAAATAAGCAGCCAAGCCGACTTGACAGCAGCGACTTTCATCCCAGATTCACCACATCATTCATTCTCATTCCATGCGAGCCTTACTGCACATCATCCTGCCCATCGCCATTATTGCCTTGGGAGCGTGGGGTTATACCGAGCTCAAAGGTCTCAAGAAGGAAGGCTACAAGCTGCGCAAAGATCCGGCAAAAGAACAAAAACGACCGGTTGAACAACCAAAAATCCGCACCCGGGTGATGCCGATGGATCTCCAAGATTTTACGATCACCCTGCACAGCCAAGGGGTTGTCCGCCCACACAATGCCACAACGCTGACCTCCCAGGTCAGCGGACGCATCGTAGAAATCACTCCGAGCTTTGAAGATGGTGCCTATTTCAGCAAAGGTGAGATCCTGATCAAACTCGACACCGCGGATTACCTGACGGACCTCGAGTCAGCCAAAGCACAGCTCGCAAGGTCGGAAGCCTCATTTGCCCAAGAACAGGCACGGGCAAAACAAGCACTCTTGAACTGGAAAGATGCCGGGTTTGAAGAAGAAGCAAGCGATCTGGTCCTTCGCAAACCTCAACTGAGGGAAGCGGAAGCCAACGTCAACTCTGCCAAATCGTCACTTGAACGAGCCAAACGCAACCTTGCCCGCACCCAGGTCAAGGCTCCCTACGACGGCAGGGTTCGCAAACGCAACGTCGGCCTGGGACAACAAGTGGGAGCCAGCACACCGCTCGGGGAAGTCTTTTCCACCGACTTTGCCGAAGTTCGGCTTCCGCTCACCAGTAGGGACCTCCAGTACTACAACCCGCCAAACAAACCGGAGGCCGTCACAAACAAGGATAACATCCACTTTGAATCCATCCTGAATCAAGCAGAAGAGCATGCCACCCCTCCATGGGTCGGTAGCATCATCCGTGCTGAAGGAGAGCTGGACACCGATTCAAAACAGCTTTTTGTCATCGCCAAAATCGATGACCCCTTTGGCCTGAACAACGGCAAGGCCCCGCTATTTATTGGGCAGCCCGTTCGAGCATCCATTCCAGCTAAAACCCTGTCTGACGTCTATACCGTGCCAAGAAAACACCTAAAGGAACTCAACGAAATTCTAGTGCTGAGAAATGGTTTACTCAAATCCGTAACCATCACGCCGATCTGGACTTCCGCGGAGAACATCATCACCCGGGAAGGGATTGAACCCGGGGATTTACTCTGCACAACCCGCCTTCCTTACGCTCCCGAAGGAGTCCCCGTGGAAATCATTGAAGATGCCAGAGAAGACAGCTCCGGTGAAGTATCACCAACCCAGCAAGCACAAGCCGGAGACTCCGGCAAAGTGGGCAAAAAACGCACGAAACCACGCCGCTAAGCCAAAGTAAGTCTCACACTTCAACCACTAAACTTTCAGCCCAACACTTCTGACTTCTCATGCTTCGCTGGTTTGCCCGCAACGATTACGCCGCCAACTTCCTGATGGTGGCCATTTTACTTGCTGGCGCGTATGCCGTCTTGTTCAAAATCCCGACCGAAGTCAGCCCGTCCTACCGGATGTCCTTTCTCAAAGTGAATGTCCCCCTCCCGGGAGGCACGCCAAACGAGGTAGAAAGCAAGGTGGTCATCCCGATTGAAAATGCGCTGAAAGGCCTCTCCGGCATCAAATACATCAATGCCGAAGCCCGCCGGGGAAAAGCCGAATTTCACATCGGCACCGAAGAGGGAGCGGACCAGGAAAAGCTTCGAACTGAGATCGAATCCAGAATCAATAAAATCAACACCTTCCCGAGAGAGATCGAGCCCCCACGAATCTATATCCCGGATACGGCCCACTGGATGGAAGTTATCTCCGTCGTCGTTTCCGGTGACATGTCTGAGAAGGATTTGTTAGCGGCAGCCCGCCAAGTGCGAGATGATCTCACAGCCTTACCCGGCATTTCCAAAGTCGATGTCATTGGCACAAGGGACCGGGAGGTTTCGATCGAAATCAATCAAGAGACGCTGCAAGATTACGGGTTGACGCTCGACAGCGTCTCACGCGCGATTCAACAAAACTCGATGGACCTATCGGCCGGTTCAATCAAGACAGATGCCACCCGCGTTCTCCTCCGCTCGACCAATCAGGCTCTGAACCGATCCCAGTTTGAACAAATCATCATTCACCGGGGAGATGGAGCCGAGATCAAGCTAGGAGACGTTGCCAACATCAAAGACAGCTTTGACGAACAACGAAAGGTCACCCGCTTCAATGGTGAACGCTCCGTCATCGTCGAGGTCAAACGTCTCGGCGATGAAAAAGCACTGAAAATTTCCGACCTTGTCCACCAATACGTGGAAGAGTCAGCCAGTCGCTTTCCCAAAGGGGTTAAACTCCACACTTGGGACGACGATTCCGTCAGTCTACGCGGACGCATCTCCACCCTGTTCTGGAACCTTCTCCAAGGCTGTGTCCTCGTCTTCATTCTCCTCAGTGTGTTTCTGCGTCTCTCTCTTGCCATCTGGGTGATCATCGGTATCCCGGTCGCATTCGCCGGAGGATTAATGCTCATGCCAACCCTGGGCATTACCGCTAACATCATGAGCTTGTTTGGCTTTATCATCGTGCTCGGCATCGTCGTCGATGATGCCATTGTCACCGGTGAACACATTTTTTCCAAACTCAAAACCGGGATGGATCCGCTGGAAGCGTCCGTTACCGGAGCCAAGGAAATCGCCGTCCCGGTAACCTTCGGCGTGCTGACCACCGTTGTCGCCTTTATCCCGCTTGCCTACATCACGGGTTGGTGGGGAACCTTCGCCAAACAAATCCCCTTTGTGGTCATCCCGGTGCTTGTTTTTTCACTGGTCGAATCCAAGCTCGTCCTCCCATCACACCTTAAACACCTCAAGGTGAACCGAACGAGCAAAGCTCCCCTCACCAGAATCCAACAAGGAGCCACCCGCTTACTCGAAGGCTTTGTTGCCCGAGTCTATCAACCACTGCTCCGTTTCGCAGTCCGCTGGCGCTACGTCACCCTGTCGATCTTCTGTGCGCTTGGTTTTGGAACCTATGGAGTCCTCTCTAGCAATATGCTGGGATTCCAGTCGCTTCCATCCGTTGACCGCTATTACATCTACGCCAGACTCGCGATGATGGAAGGAACCAACTTTGATCAAACAACGGAGAAAGTCGAAGAGATCACCGAAGCCGCCTACCAACTGCGAACACGTTTCACCGATGGCGAAGGAGGCCCCAGCCTGATTGGCAATGTCATGTCATCCACCGGCGGCTGGCCAAGCTGGGGACACGCCAAGGATACCCGAGGGTATGTCCTGGTCGAAATCCTGCCACCGAGCAAACGCAAGTCCCCCGGCCCAAAAAACCAGGAAATTGCCGACGCATGGAGGGATCTGGTCGGCGAGGTTCAAGGAGCTCAATCATTCAGCATCCGGACCGAACGCTCAGGTGGAGGGTTCATGAGCGAACGTGACGACGTCGAAATTGAACTTCGCGGACAAAACGACGAAGTCATGATCCCTGTCGCCAGAGAGATGCAGGAAGCACTGCAAAGCACCGAAGGCGTTAGAAGAACCTCCACCAGCATCGAAAACGCCCAGAATGAATTCCAGATCAAACTGCTTCCCTACGGCCGGGATCTCGGCCTCACCCAGGAAAGTCTCGCCCGTCAAGTCCGCCGTGCCTTTTACGGAGAACAGGCCCAAAGGATTCAACGTGGAGAAGACAGCGTGCGTGTGATGGTCAGGCTCCCGAAACACCAACGTGAATCACTCCACACTCTGGACAACCTGCAAATCACGTTGCCAAACAAATCAACCGTCAACCTCCACGAGGTGGCAGATATCACCCAAGGCCACTCCCCCCCGACGATCCGCCGCCGCGATGGTTCGCGCTATTACACCATCTCCGCCGTGCCAAAAAGCAGGGACACCAACATCACGGATATCGGGAACGCCATCACTCCGAAACTCGATGCCATCACCGCGGCCCACCCTGGAACCTCATGGCGATTCGACGGTTTCCTCGCTGAAGATGCCGAAAACCAACAACGCTTTGCTGTGCTTGCCGCGCTCCTGATCTTCACCTTGTACACTCTGCTGGCCATTCCATTTCGCTCTCTTAGCCAACCCATCTTCGTGCTCCTCGCCATCCCCTTTGGCGCCGTTGGTGCTGTGATCGGACACATGGCCCTCGGCATCACCCCCTCATGGCTGAGCTACCTCGGCATGCTCGCCCTGGCTGGAGTAGTGGTCAACGACTCACTCGTCATGGTTGATTTCACCAACCGTAGGCGCAACGAAGGTAAATCAGCATACGATGCCGTCATTCATTCCGGATCAGCTCGATTCCGGCCTATTCTTCTGACCTCCTTGACCACCTTTGCCGGTCTGCTACCGCTGATTTTTGAACGCTCGATTCAGGCACAATTCCTGATCCCGATGGCGGTTTCACTCGCCTTTGGTATCATGTTTGCCACCTTCATCACCCTTTTCCTCATTCCTTGCGCGTATCTGGCCACGGAAGACATCAAGCGCTTACTGGGCAAAGCCTACCGCTGGTATACTCGCCCGTTTACCTCGAATGAGTAAATTTCACAGTATGCTTTGGCCCCATTCCGTGGTTCAATCTCGGCACACGTCATGACGGATTCTTTGTTTCCAGAGCCACTTGCCGAGGCCTCAGGCCCAGCAACAAGCCACAGCAACTCACCCTTACCCGCAAGGATGCGTCCGCGAACGCTCAACGAGGTGGCGGGACAACAACATATCCTCGGCGAAGGCAGTCTGCTGCGCCGGGCCATCGAGGCCGACCGCTTTTCCTCCCTGATCTTTTATGGCCCTCCGGGAACAGGCAAAACAACCCTCGCCGGCGTGATCGCCAACACCACCAACAGCCGCTTCGAAGCCCTTAACGGGGTCGAGTCAAACGTCTCCGAAATTCGCGAAAAAATCGGCCAAGCTCAACAGTGGAAACAACTCCGCGACCAAACCACCATCCTCTTTATTGATGAAATTCATCGTTTCAATAAGGCCCAACAGGATGTGCTTCTGCCTCACGTTGAACGTGGAACCGTGCGCTTCATCGGAGCCACCACCCACAACCCGTATTTTTACGTCAACTCACCACTGGTCTCCCGATCCCAGATCTTCCAGCTCGAAGCGGTCCCAGAACAAGAAATCATCCAACTCCTCGAACGAGCCATCGCTGATGAGGAACGAGGATTGGGCCGGCAATCGATCACCGCCGATCCCAAGGCGCTCAAACACATTGCCGGTATCTGCGACGGAGATGTCCGCAAGGCACTGACCGCCCTCGAGCTCGCAGCCCTGACTACCCCTGAGGATGGCGATGGCAGCATTCAGATCACTCTGGCCATTGCAGAGGAGTCGATCCAACAAAAGGCCATTGTCTATGATGCTGATGGCGACGGGCATTACGACACCATCTCAGCTTTTATCAAATCGATCCGAGGATCCGACCCGGATGCCGCTCTCTATTGGCTGGCAAAAATGTTAGTCGCCGGTGAAGACCCGCGTTTCATTGCACGCCGTCTCGTCATCTCAGCGAGCGAAGACATCGGGCTCGCAGACTCCAACGCCCTGCGTGTCGCCATGGATGCGCACAAGGCATTCGAATTCATCGGCATGCCCGAAGGCCGAATCCCTCTCGCCCACGCCACCGTTTACCTCGCCACCGCTCCAAAATCCAATAGTGCCTACGCCGCACTCAGCGAAGCAATGCAGGATGTTAAATCCGGCCGCACCCTCGCCGTGCCCGAACACCTACGAACCAAAACCCGCAAAAAACTGGCCAAGGGGTCAGGAGCGAGCGACGAAACCCTCGAATACCACTATTCCCACAACTACGAAGGAAACTACGTCCCCCAAGCCTATCTACCGGAAGGCAGGCAATACTACCAACCAAGCCAAAACGGACTGGAACTCAGGATCAAAGAGCGCCTCGATTATTGGCGTGGGCTGTGGCAGGAAGACAAAAAGTAAATCCATTTGAATGAGGGTGGTGTCGGGAGAATGGTATTACTCCACCACGAAGGGCACCGCAGGCATCACTCCGATTGATGAGCTTCGAACCTTACCGTTATTCTTCGCCTTGTATTCGCGGAAGACCTCAATCATCAGATTTCCTGAAGTTCCGGCCTTCACCTTATCACTGGCTTTTAATGCCACACTCATCGAGTTCTTACTCGACCGGATCTGTTCAAGCGTGATCCCCTCAGGTGGCTGATAGAGCTTGAGCACCAGCCGGGACTCCGACTTTTTCCTTTTAATCCTCAAGGAGGTCTCGCCTCCCCTCGGGATGCGGACCCGGGCATTTTTCGAAGTCTCCACTTCCACAACCTCGCCCCAGCCCCCGACATAAACCATCATTTGCTCAAATGGCACCACATGATGTGTAATAAACGCCTGGGTCATCGCCTGACCGGGCAGCACTTCCCGCGTTACAACACCACGGTCGATCTTGGCCCGACCTTGAAGGCGAATCGGAAACAGCTGGTTTTTCGTATCGGTCGGAGCGGTCAAGGTGAGCATCACCTTATCTTGCCCAGCCGGAATCGTCGCTCCATTCAAGTGAAAGCCCTTGGGGGCGTCTTTCAATACAAGATCAATCTCACCATCGTAACCATCCT
This genomic stretch from Oceaniferula marina harbors:
- a CDS encoding replication-associated recombination protein A, with the translated sequence MTDSLFPEPLAEASGPATSHSNSPLPARMRPRTLNEVAGQQHILGEGSLLRRAIEADRFSSLIFYGPPGTGKTTLAGVIANTTNSRFEALNGVESNVSEIREKIGQAQQWKQLRDQTTILFIDEIHRFNKAQQDVLLPHVERGTVRFIGATTHNPYFYVNSPLVSRSQIFQLEAVPEQEIIQLLERAIADEERGLGRQSITADPKALKHIAGICDGDVRKALTALELAALTTPEDGDGSIQITLAIAEESIQQKAIVYDADGDGHYDTISAFIKSIRGSDPDAALYWLAKMLVAGEDPRFIARRLVISASEDIGLADSNALRVAMDAHKAFEFIGMPEGRIPLAHATVYLATAPKSNSAYAALSEAMQDVKSGRTLAVPEHLRTKTRKKLAKGSGASDETLEYHYSHNYEGNYVPQAYLPEGRQYYQPSQNGLELRIKERLDYWRGLWQEDKK